A window from Podospora bellae-mahoneyi strain CBS 112042 chromosome 1 map unlocalized CBS112042p_1, whole genome shotgun sequence encodes these proteins:
- the SLA2 gene encoding Synthetically Lethal with ABP1 protein 2 (EggNog:ENOG503Q3C0; COG:Z; BUSCO:EOG09261A3K) produces the protein MATIRSLDHTKSEAELAINIKKATSPDETAPKRKHVRSCIVYTWDHKSSQSFWAGLKVQPILADEVQTFKALITVHKVLQEGHPSTLREALNNRSWIDSLNRGMSGEGMRGYGPLIKEYVYYLLAKLSFHQQHPEFNGTFEYEEYISLKAINDPNEGYETITDLMTLQDKIDQFQKLIFSHFRTTGQNECRISALVPLVTESYGIYKFITSMLRAMHSATGDNDALEPLRERYNAQHYRLVKYYYECSNIRYLTSLITIPKLPQDPPNLLAEDESAPALPARPKQEIEKQPTPPPPVPKSEEPDQMNEFWKSEIDRQNREYEEQQRVLEAQQQQALRAQQQAQLQAQRDFEEQQRRLMEQQQREQEALRNQQAQWQTQGRLAELEQENLNARAQYERDQLMLQQYDQRVKALEGELATIQGNFGQQLASRDDQIRSLQEQVNTWRSKYEALAKLYSQLRHEHLDLLQKFKAVQLKAASAQEAIDRREKLEREIKTKNLELADMIRERDRALHEKDRLTGSNKDEVEKLKRELRMALDRADNLERSKGNELSTMLSKYNREMADLEEALRNKTRALEDAQAKLREGSSDLEMLLREKEEELEVYKAGMDQTLIELNELKNNQGVSDQALDGQLDAIILAQLDKINEIIDSVLQAGVQRVDDAIYELDSTMQAGNQNASPSYVLSQIEKASASATEFATSFNNFIADGPNSTHAELIKNISVFSGAVADVCSNSKGLMRLATDEKKADALANGARQSAHSTVKFFRSLLSFRLEGMDPLQKTDVVINSNNEVQMNLQRLNKSVEGFAPGFGKLANKGDLGEIVDQELNRAADAIAAAVARLQKLRNKPRDGYSTYELSVHDSILDAAMAITTAIAQLIKAATATQQEIVQAGRGSSSKTAFYKKNNRWTEGLISAAKAVATSTNTLIETADGVISNRNTPEQLIVASNDVAASTAQLVAASRVKAGFMSKSQESLEQASKAVGAACRALVRQVQAIIKERNGMENEQIDYSKLGSHEFKVREMEQQVEILQLENALSAARQRLGEMRKISYQED, from the exons ATGGCCACGATACGCAGCCTTGATCACACAAA GTCCGAAGCCGAGCtcgccatcaacatcaagaaaGCTACGAGCCCCGACGAGACGGCACCGAAGCGCAAGCATGTTAGAAGTTGTATTGTCTACACCTGGGACCACAAGTCCTCCCAATCCTTCTGGGCTGGTCTGAAGGTCCAGCCCATCCTCGCCGACGAGGTCCAGACCTTCAAGGCTCTCATCACAGTCCACAAGGTTCTCCAAGAAGGCCACCCCAGCACCCTCAGGGAGGCGCTGAACAACAGGTCGTGGATCGATAGCTTGAACCGCGGCATGTCGGGCGAGGGCATGCGCGGATACGGCCCACTGATCAAGGAATATGTCTACTACTTGCTCGCGAAGCTTTCGttccaccagcaacacccagAGTTCAACGGCACGTTCGAGTACGAGGAGTACATCAGTCTCAAGGCTATCAACGACCCGAACGAGGGATACGAGACGATCACCGACCTCATGACGCTGCAAGACAAGATTGATCAGTTCCAGAAGCTCATCTTCTCCCACTTTCGAACCACTGGCCAGAACGAATGCCGGATTTCGGCCCTTGTGCCTCTCGTCACGGAGAGTTATGGTATCTACAAGTTCATCACGAGCATGCTCCGGGCCATGCACTCGGCCACTGGTGACAACGATGCCCTGGAGCCGCTTCGGGAGAGGTACAATGCTCAGCACTACCGCCTTGTCAAGTACTACTACGAGTGCTCCAATATTCGCTACCTCACCAGTCTCATCACCATTCCGAAGCTTCCGCAAGACCCACCGAACCTCCTCGCCGAGGATGAGTCGGCGCCAGCGTTGCCGGCCCGCCCCAAGCAAGAAATCGAGAAGCAGCCgactcctccgccaccggTACCCAAGTCCGAAGAGCCCGATCAGATGAACGAGTTCTGGAAGAGCGAGATTGATCGCCAGAACCGCGAGTacgaggagcagcagcgcgTGTTGGaggcccagcagcagcaggcccTTCGTGCCCAACAGCAGGCTCAGCTACAGGCGCAACGGGACtttgaggagcagcagcggcggctgatggaacagcagcagcgggaaCAGGAGGCTCTGAGAAATCAGCAGGCGCAGTGGCAGACGCAGGGCCGGCTGGCGGAACTGGAACAAGAGAACCTGAACGCCCGTGCCCAGTACGAGCGTGATCAGCTCATGCTTCAGCAGTACGATCAGCGGGTCAAGGCCCTCGAGGGCGAGCTGGCCACAATCCAGGGCAACTTTGGGCAGCAGCTCGCCAGCAGAGACGACCAGATCAGGTCGTTGCAGGAGCAGGTCAACACTTGGAGGTCAAAGTACGAGGCTCTCGCCAAGCTCTACTCTCAGCTTCGTCACGAACACCTCGATCTTCTTCAGAAATTCAAGGCTGTTCAGCTCAAGGCCGCCTCGGCCCAGGAGGCGATCGACAGGCgcgagaagctggagcgCGAGATCAAGACGAAGAACCTCGAGCTCGCGGACATGATTCGCGAGCGTGACAGAGCTCTTCACGAGAAGGACAGGCTGACGGGTTCCAACAAGGACGaggtcgagaagctcaagcgTGAGCTGCGCATGGCTCTCGACCGTGCGGACAATCTGGAGCGCAGCAAGGGCAATGAGCTCTCCACCATGCTCTCCAAGTACAACCGCGAGATGGCCGATCTCGAGGAGGCCCTGCGCAACAAGACGCGGGCTCTTGAGGATGCTCAGGCCAAGCTTAGGGAGGGGAGTTCCGACTTGGAGATGCTCCTCcgcgagaaggaggaggagctggaggtgtATAAGGCCGGCATGGATCAGACGCTGATCGAGCTCAACGAGCTGAAGAACAACCAGGGTGTGTCGGACCAGGCTCTTGACGGCCAGCTCGACGCCATCATCCTGGCCCAGCTTGACAAGATCAACGAGATTATCGACTCGGTTCTTCAGGCCGGCGTCCAGCGTGTGGATGATGCCATTTACGAGCTCGACTCGACCATGCAGGCCGGTAACCAGAATGCCTCGCCGTCATACGTCTTGTCACAGATCGAGAAGGCTTCCGCCAGCGCCACCGAGTTCGCCACCTCTTTCAACAACTTCATCGCCGACGGTCCCAACAGCACTCACGCcgagctgatcaagaacATCAGCGTCTTCTCGGGTGCCGTTGCCGATGTCTGCAGCAACTCCAAGGGTCTCATGCGTCTGGCCAccgatgagaagaaggccgatgCCCTTGCCAACGGTGCCCGGCAGTCGGCTCACTCCACGGTCAAGTTCTTCCGCAGCCTGTTGAGCTTCCGTCTGGAGGGAATGGACCCCCTTCAGAAGACAGACGTcgtcatcaacagcaacaacgaaGTCCAGATGAACCTGCAGAGGCTCAACAAGTCCGTCGAGGGCTTCGCTCCCGGCTTCGGCAAGCTTGCCAACAAGGGAGACCTCGGCGAGATTGTCGACCAGGAACTCAACCGTGCGGCTGAcgccattgctgctgctgtggctcGCCTCCAGAAGCTCAGGAACAAGCCTCGCGACGGGTATTCCACCTACGAGCTCAGCGTCCACGACTCTATTCTCGACGCCGCCatggccatcaccaccgccatcgcccagctcatcaaggctgccaccgccacccaGCAGGAAATCGTCCAAGCCGGCAggggctcctcctccaagacggCCTTCTACAAGAAGAACAACCGCTGGACCGAGGGTTTGATCTCTGCTGCCAAGGCGGTGGCCACCTCGACCAACACCCTCATTGAGACGGCCGATGGTGTCATTTCCAACAGGAACACCCCCGAGCAGCTGATTGTTGCCTCCAATGACGTGGCCGCCTCGACGGCGCAGCTAGTGGCGGCCAGCAGAGTCAAGGCCGGCTTCATGAGCAAGAGCCAGGAGAGCCTCGAGCAGGCGAGCAAGGCTGTCGGTGCGGCCTGCAGAGCGTTGGTGAGGCAGGTGCaggccatcatcaaggagaGGAATGGGATGGAGAATGAGCAGATTGATTATAGCAAGCTGGGGAGCCATGAGTTTAAGGTTCGGGAGATGGAGCAGCAG GTCGAGATTCTTCAGCTGGAGAATGCGCTGTCTGCGGCCAGGCAGAGGTTGGGTGAGATGAGGAAGATTTCGTATCAGGAGGATTGA